From Ramlibacter tataouinensis, the proteins below share one genomic window:
- a CDS encoding YeiH family protein, translating to MEAAVHTALAQESGGWLRRHLPGLLTVVMVALAATFLSEHYGGPQLLYALLFGMALNFLADTPATKAGIAFASRAVLRTGVALLGARITLSQVEATGWRTATLVVVAVIATIGFGAWLGRRLQGSTAVGVLTGGAVAICGASAALALASVLPRDERVQRFTLLTVVGVTVLSTVCMIVYPMLTQLAGLDATSTGIFLGATIHDVAQVVGAGYMVSPQAGDTATLVKLLRVAMLLPVVAVVAMCFRRQAAGRAGQAPSIVPWFLVAFAALMLLSSTDVVPQAATDAMNHASRWCLVIAIAALGTKTSIQQLAQLGWRPVALVVLNTLFLAALVTAGIWFLNGPAA from the coding sequence ATGGAGGCTGCCGTTCACACGGCACTGGCGCAGGAGTCCGGCGGCTGGCTGCGCCGGCACCTGCCGGGCCTGCTCACCGTCGTCATGGTCGCACTGGCGGCGACCTTCCTGTCCGAGCACTACGGCGGGCCGCAGCTGCTCTACGCGCTGCTCTTCGGCATGGCGCTGAACTTCCTGGCCGACACCCCGGCCACAAAGGCTGGCATCGCGTTCGCATCGCGCGCCGTGCTGCGCACGGGCGTCGCCCTGCTGGGCGCGCGCATCACGCTGTCGCAGGTCGAGGCGACCGGCTGGCGCACGGCAACGCTGGTCGTGGTCGCCGTAATCGCCACCATCGGCTTCGGCGCCTGGCTCGGCCGGCGGCTGCAGGGGTCGACCGCGGTGGGTGTGCTGACCGGCGGCGCGGTCGCGATCTGTGGCGCCTCGGCGGCGCTGGCGCTGGCCTCGGTGCTGCCGCGCGACGAGCGGGTGCAGCGCTTCACGCTGCTGACGGTGGTGGGCGTCACCGTGCTGTCCACGGTCTGCATGATCGTCTACCCGATGCTCACGCAACTGGCCGGACTGGACGCGACGTCCACCGGCATCTTCCTCGGCGCAACGATCCACGATGTCGCACAGGTGGTGGGCGCGGGCTATATGGTTTCGCCGCAGGCCGGCGACACCGCCACCCTGGTCAAGCTGCTGCGCGTGGCCATGCTGCTGCCCGTGGTGGCGGTGGTCGCGATGTGTTTTCGCCGCCAGGCGGCGGGCCGCGCGGGCCAGGCGCCGTCCATCGTGCCCTGGTTCCTGGTGGCCTTTGCCGCGCTCATGCTGCTCTCCAGCACAGATGTCGTGCCGCAGGCGGCGACCGACGCCATGAACCACGCCTCGCGCTGGTGCCTCGTCATCGCCATCGCGGCGCTCGGCACCAAGACATCCATCCAGCAACTGGCCCAGCTCGGCTGGCGCCCGGTGGCCCTGGTGGTCCTGAACACCCTGTTCCTGGCGGCGCTCGTGACCGCGGGAATCTGGTTCCTGAACGGCCCTGCCGCCTGA